In Opitutaceae bacterium TAV5, one genomic interval encodes:
- a CDS encoding LacI family transcriptional regulator: MPPSVQVNLQQVAAHAKVSVSTASRCLRGDTRFSAATRERVEDSARALGYRPDPMLRALIAYRTRKKRASVRAELAWLHPYKGGLRKAPVPRHRLLSMFAGARQRAEALGYRLVEMALPDESAVPAVQRIIAARGIEGAVLCSVRRSPVCTGFDFSRMAAVSVGYPTGEQPGFPTIVPHYFRGAVRALDELRRRFGRRIGLALFDDTDVHTDHLIHSAFGYMRDVHPEIAWPPVLIRRERWKSCVETFREWYLEHRPDSILTNEWRIIHVILRQGHAVPDDVNVVLTDIAHPTAVCGGIYENAQTLGICAINQLAGMIQQREFGPLERIQHTFVENPWMEGPTIRPLTDATPEELARRAEELRRFRQMQVPLLPRKSFAHHLPDIGYGYGVPAPVRV, encoded by the coding sequence ATGCCCCCCTCCGTTCAGGTCAATCTCCAGCAAGTGGCGGCCCATGCGAAGGTGAGCGTGAGCACGGCCTCGCGTTGCTTGCGTGGCGACACGCGATTTTCGGCGGCGACACGCGAACGTGTCGAGGACTCGGCGCGCGCGTTGGGTTATCGGCCCGATCCGATGCTGCGGGCATTGATCGCATATCGAACCCGCAAGAAGCGCGCTTCGGTGCGCGCCGAACTTGCCTGGTTGCATCCGTACAAGGGAGGACTGCGCAAGGCTCCCGTGCCGCGCCACCGTCTGCTGTCGATGTTTGCCGGCGCACGGCAGCGGGCGGAGGCGCTCGGTTACAGGCTGGTCGAGATGGCCTTGCCCGACGAGTCGGCCGTGCCGGCCGTGCAACGCATCATCGCCGCGCGCGGCATCGAGGGGGCGGTGCTGTGCTCGGTGCGCCGTTCTCCGGTTTGCACGGGGTTTGATTTTTCGCGGATGGCGGCGGTGTCTGTCGGCTACCCGACCGGGGAACAACCGGGTTTTCCGACGATTGTGCCGCATTATTTTCGCGGGGCGGTGCGGGCGCTCGACGAATTGCGTCGCCGTTTCGGGCGGCGGATCGGGCTGGCGTTGTTTGACGACACCGATGTGCATACCGATCACCTCATCCATTCCGCGTTCGGCTACATGCGCGATGTGCACCCGGAGATCGCATGGCCTCCAGTCCTGATCCGGCGGGAGCGTTGGAAAAGCTGCGTCGAAACTTTCCGCGAGTGGTATCTGGAGCATCGCCCCGACAGCATCCTCACCAACGAATGGCGCATCATTCACGTCATCCTCAGGCAGGGGCATGCCGTGCCGGACGATGTGAACGTGGTGTTGACCGATATCGCCCACCCCACGGCGGTGTGCGGCGGCATTTACGAGAACGCGCAGACGCTGGGCATCTGCGCGATCAACCAGCTTGCCGGCATGATCCAGCAACGTGAATTCGGTCCTCTGGAGCGGATACAACATACCTTTGTCGAAAACCCCTGGATGGAAGGCCCCACGATCCGCCCGTTGACCGATGCGACGCCGGAGGAACTCGCCCGGCGGGCGGAGGAGTTGCGCCGGTTCCGCCAGATGCAGGTGCCGCTGCTGCCGCGAAAATCCTTTGCCCACCACCTGCCGGATATCGGTTACGGCTACGGCGTGCCTGCCCCGGTGCGGGTCTAG
- a CDS encoding LacI family transcriptional regulator, with amino-acid sequence MAPSRIPTVRELAARLGISHTTVACALRNHPKVAPATRERVLAAAREAGYRNNALVNALMSQVRQRHRLQPTGEVVAYLTSYATEDDWRRHPSHLQQFEGARQRARTLGFDLQPMWLGKAGCRSRQMARILDARGVRGSLLAPISIHHQSLELNWHEHAVVAIGYSFRQMALHRAAHDNISLIFSCYEHLRMLGYRRIGMALHQDDHLRVRYLWRTGFLGSQPMYGGVHLQPVALDSYTDPSAFLRWFDKHKPDAVIGIWPDFTLPWLQERGARVPADVGYATLDLGNRTGQLAGMQQDNRNLGVAAMDMLASQLFRNEIGLPSTPALTLIEGTWIDGPTTRQKYSAGKTSR; translated from the coding sequence ATGGCCCCGTCCCGGATACCCACCGTTCGTGAACTCGCCGCCCGGCTCGGCATCAGCCACACGACGGTGGCGTGCGCCCTCCGCAATCATCCCAAGGTAGCCCCTGCCACCCGCGAACGTGTCCTCGCCGCGGCCCGCGAGGCCGGTTACCGGAACAACGCCCTCGTCAATGCCCTCATGTCGCAGGTCCGCCAGCGGCATCGCCTTCAGCCCACCGGCGAAGTCGTCGCCTATCTGACCTCGTACGCCACGGAGGACGACTGGCGCCGGCATCCTTCCCACTTGCAACAATTCGAAGGCGCCCGGCAACGCGCCCGCACTCTCGGTTTCGATCTGCAACCCATGTGGCTGGGCAAGGCGGGTTGCCGGTCGCGCCAGATGGCCCGTATCCTCGATGCGCGGGGCGTGCGCGGTTCGTTGCTCGCGCCCATATCGATCCATCATCAGTCTCTGGAACTCAACTGGCATGAACATGCCGTCGTCGCCATCGGCTACTCCTTCCGTCAAATGGCCCTGCATCGGGCCGCCCACGACAACATCAGCCTGATTTTCTCCTGCTACGAGCACCTGCGCATGCTGGGGTATCGGCGTATCGGCATGGCCCTGCATCAGGATGATCACCTTCGCGTCCGGTACCTGTGGCGCACCGGTTTTCTGGGCAGCCAGCCGATGTACGGCGGCGTTCACCTTCAGCCGGTCGCGCTCGACAGCTACACCGATCCCTCCGCCTTCCTGCGCTGGTTCGACAAACACAAGCCCGACGCGGTCATCGGCATCTGGCCGGACTTCACACTCCCCTGGTTGCAGGAACGCGGGGCGCGCGTGCCGGCCGATGTCGGTTATGCCACCCTGGACCTCGGCAACCGCACCGGCCAGCTCGCCGGCATGCAGCAGGACAACCGCAACCTGGGAGTCGCCGCGATGGACATGCTCGCCAGCCAGCTTTTCCGTAACGAAATCGGGCTGCCGTCGACTCCTGCCCTCACCCTGATCGAAGGCACCTGGATCGATGGTCCGACAACCCGACAGAAATATTCCGCTGGGAAGACAAGCAGATAA
- a CDS encoding Pleiotropic regulatory protein: MKVPFLDLSLQHKALREQALAALAATYDATRFCLGRDVEDFEKNFAATLGYPRTLGVNSGTSPLHLAAALAGWGPGDEVIVPPFTFIASAWGPTYVGAAPRFADIDPATLNLDPAAVEAAITPKTKGIVAVHLFGLPAPMEELLAIAKKHNLFVVEDCAQAVGARYKGTPVGLLGDAGTFSFYPTKNLGGCGEGGAFVSRRDDVFDRAKLLRVHGMGRRYYHDHVGFNFRMDGFQGALLNVKLPHLATWTARRREIANRYLAGIKLADTILPVANTADNAGESVWHQFTLRHPRRDALREHLAKHEIGTDLIYPVPLHRQACFASLGYGEGSLPVAEKTCATCTSLPIFPELTDTQVDHVIAAINSFAG, encoded by the coding sequence ATGAAAGTCCCGTTCCTCGACCTTTCACTCCAGCACAAGGCCCTGCGCGAGCAGGCGCTCGCCGCCCTCGCCGCGACCTACGACGCCACGCGCTTCTGTCTCGGCAGGGACGTGGAGGATTTCGAAAAAAACTTCGCGGCCACCCTCGGTTATCCGCGCACGCTCGGCGTCAACAGCGGCACCTCCCCGCTCCACCTCGCCGCCGCCCTCGCCGGCTGGGGGCCGGGTGACGAAGTCATCGTGCCGCCGTTCACCTTCATCGCTTCCGCCTGGGGGCCGACCTACGTCGGCGCTGCGCCGCGCTTCGCCGACATCGACCCCGCCACGCTCAACCTCGACCCCGCCGCCGTCGAAGCCGCCATTACCCCGAAAACGAAAGGCATCGTTGCCGTCCACCTCTTCGGCCTGCCCGCGCCGATGGAAGAGCTCCTCGCCATCGCGAAAAAGCACAACCTGTTCGTCGTCGAAGACTGCGCCCAGGCCGTCGGCGCCCGCTACAAGGGCACGCCCGTCGGCCTGCTCGGCGACGCCGGCACCTTCAGCTTTTATCCGACCAAAAATCTCGGCGGCTGCGGCGAAGGCGGCGCGTTTGTCTCGCGGCGCGACGACGTTTTCGACCGGGCAAAACTCCTTCGCGTCCACGGCATGGGCCGCCGCTACTACCACGACCACGTCGGCTTCAACTTCCGCATGGACGGCTTCCAGGGGGCGCTCCTCAACGTCAAGCTCCCGCACCTCGCCACCTGGACCGCCCGCCGCCGCGAGATCGCCAACCGTTATCTCGCCGGTATCAAGCTCGCCGATACGATCCTGCCCGTGGCCAACACCGCCGACAACGCCGGCGAGAGCGTGTGGCACCAGTTCACGCTCCGCCACCCGCGGCGCGACGCCTTGCGCGAACATCTCGCGAAACACGAGATCGGCACCGACCTCATCTACCCCGTGCCGCTGCATCGCCAGGCCTGCTTCGCCTCGCTCGGCTATGGAGAGGGCTCCCTGCCTGTCGCCGAAAAAACCTGCGCCACCTGCACGAGTCTCCCGATCTTCCCCGAGCTCACCGACACGCAGGTCGATCACGTCATCGCCGCGATCAACAGCTTCGCCGGATAG
- a CDS encoding N-terminal cleavage protein, with amino-acid sequence MIPTVSKVRETARQAVCTSRLKELGAAFALYVQDRRDCLPDPDDAADKRWPHYMMPYIGPYQNKFGMDGRVTGIDGAASGLVYKLPIFRDPVQEAQHTGTGHGVFGYNTNLNHTYPDATLKNATPVRYSSLSQPSRFIVLATTEAIKVTKGGGIQLETGVPSPMAASKGYTGGTTSDRGIAPLFGRKAMILFADWHVAAKDVCTANVWPWNDDQAFDPAK; translated from the coding sequence ATCATCCCCACTGTCAGCAAGGTTCGCGAGACGGCCAGGCAAGCCGTCTGCACCAGCCGCCTGAAAGAGCTGGGCGCAGCATTCGCTCTCTACGTGCAGGATCGCCGCGACTGCCTGCCCGATCCCGACGATGCGGCGGACAAACGGTGGCCGCACTACATGATGCCCTACATCGGCCCCTATCAAAACAAGTTCGGTATGGACGGCCGAGTCACCGGCATCGATGGGGCGGCGTCCGGTCTCGTTTACAAACTCCCGATCTTTCGCGACCCCGTGCAGGAAGCTCAACACACCGGCACCGGGCACGGTGTTTTCGGATACAACACCAACCTCAACCACACCTATCCCGACGCCACGCTCAAAAACGCCACCCCGGTTCGCTACAGCAGCCTCTCGCAACCCTCCCGCTTCATCGTCCTGGCGACCACCGAAGCGATCAAGGTGACCAAAGGCGGCGGCATTCAGCTTGAAACCGGCGTGCCTTCGCCGATGGCTGCCAGCAAAGGCTACACGGGAGGCACGACCAGCGACCGGGGCATCGCTCCTCTGTTCGGACGGAAGGCCATGATTCTCTTCGCCGACTGGCACGTTGCGGCAAAGGATGTATGCACGGCGAACGTCTGGCCATGGAATGATGACCAGGCGTTCGATCCCGCAAAGTAG
- a CDS encoding cell surface protein, which yields MLTFRSAQVKRLIAILPVALCLMLAGCNLQVTNLTPEAIPDNPSRIFTFSARVNPGGGTIVPSSIKVRMVVDGQSFAMKPSELGKYVYEFDYQLPAGRDEVAYYYIVNYEVQDAGGKSHSREAYTDIVRSRIVGRYVLSLETSRGPAGARVSIVGRGFTPQDAVSFDGTPVQTAYESANSIAFYVPDVPAGRNYDVTIAGANGTSPVGTFRVDGDVSRSAPAGTTVQVSPTSLQLARGQSQNLTFILSSPAPAAGLTLDVLTDVPKSVIMPEVTIPAGSTSTTVKVEGGEPGAGSLYLKGFGSGEVTIPVTVR from the coding sequence ATGTTAACCTTCCGTTCTGCCCAAGTGAAACGACTCATCGCCATCCTTCCGGTTGCGCTCTGCCTCATGCTGGCGGGCTGCAATCTTCAAGTCACCAATCTCACGCCCGAGGCCATTCCCGACAATCCGTCGCGGATCTTCACGTTCTCGGCCCGCGTCAATCCCGGAGGGGGCACGATCGTCCCGAGCAGCATCAAGGTGCGCATGGTCGTGGACGGCCAGAGCTTCGCGATGAAACCGAGCGAGCTGGGCAAATACGTGTACGAGTTCGACTACCAGCTCCCCGCCGGGCGCGACGAGGTGGCCTACTATTACATCGTTAACTACGAGGTGCAGGATGCCGGCGGCAAGTCCCACTCGCGCGAGGCCTACACCGACATCGTCCGGTCGCGCATCGTGGGCCGCTACGTGCTTTCGCTCGAGACCAGCCGCGGCCCGGCCGGCGCCCGCGTGAGCATCGTGGGACGCGGTTTTACTCCGCAGGACGCCGTATCCTTCGACGGCACGCCGGTGCAGACCGCCTACGAATCGGCCAACTCGATCGCTTTTTATGTGCCGGATGTCCCGGCGGGTCGTAACTACGACGTGACGATTGCGGGCGCCAATGGCACTTCGCCGGTCGGCACGTTCCGGGTTGACGGGGATGTTTCCCGCTCCGCGCCTGCCGGCACCACCGTCCAGGTGTCGCCGACCTCGCTCCAGCTTGCCAGGGGGCAGTCGCAGAATCTTACGTTCATCCTCTCCTCGCCTGCTCCGGCCGCCGGCCTGACGCTCGACGTGCTGACGGACGTTCCGAAGAGCGTGATCATGCCCGAGGTGACAATCCCGGCCGGCAGCACGAGCACGACCGTGAAGGTCGAGGGCGGAGAGCCGGGCGCCGGCAGCCTCTACCTGAAGGGCTTCGGTTCCGGCGAAGTCACCATTCCCGTAACCGTGCGCTGA
- a CDS encoding damage-inducible protein CinA, whose product MFSGNSGSGEANGKGDDAILADEIRALAAGRAGERVITVATAESLTAGQVQALLGAASGASAYFLGGVTAYTLAQKERLLGVPLAESEPCAGVAEAIARLMAAGARRLFGAEVAVATTGFAEPAPESGVTAPFAWWAVAWSPWAGAGGKDSGLRFRTGRVEWPGAGRIVAQTLTARAAAHALREVLRELRGSGAAIG is encoded by the coding sequence ATGTTTTCTGGAAATTCCGGTTCAGGCGAGGCCAACGGCAAGGGGGACGATGCGATCCTGGCGGACGAGATCCGGGCGCTGGCGGCGGGCAGGGCCGGCGAACGGGTGATCACCGTGGCGACGGCGGAGAGCCTGACCGCGGGGCAGGTGCAGGCGTTGTTGGGCGCGGCGTCGGGGGCGTCGGCGTATTTCCTCGGCGGCGTCACGGCCTACACGCTGGCGCAGAAGGAGCGACTGCTGGGCGTGCCACTGGCCGAGTCGGAGCCGTGTGCGGGCGTTGCGGAAGCGATCGCGCGACTCATGGCGGCCGGAGCGCGGCGGCTGTTCGGTGCGGAAGTGGCGGTGGCGACAACGGGGTTTGCCGAGCCTGCGCCGGAATCGGGAGTGACAGCGCCGTTTGCCTGGTGGGCGGTGGCGTGGTCGCCGTGGGCAGGAGCGGGCGGGAAGGACAGCGGGTTACGCTTTCGGACGGGGCGTGTGGAGTGGCCGGGCGCCGGGCGGATCGTGGCGCAAACGCTGACAGCGCGGGCGGCGGCGCACGCGCTGCGGGAGGTGTTGCGCGAATTGCGAGGGAGTGGCGCGGCGATTGGCTGA
- a CDS encoding phosphoribosylanthranilate isomerase, producing MIHAITLKVCGITRAEDAVVAAELGADFLGFIFYPKSPRRVSMTGYEALRPGLPAATGAPGAPRRVAVMVEPGLADLTAALRAGFDFFQIHFNPTVPRSLVMEWSELVGRKRLWLAPRLPAGAEVSPLLLPLADTFLLDTFDAESFGGSGRTGDWQKFARHREAFPEKTWILAGGLDPQNIADAITRSGAQFVDVNSGVEDSPGVKDHARLRALAAALGGKKM from the coding sequence ATGATCCATGCAATCACGCTCAAGGTTTGCGGCATCACTCGCGCGGAAGACGCCGTCGTGGCGGCGGAGCTGGGGGCGGATTTTCTCGGCTTCATCTTCTATCCCAAATCCCCGCGACGCGTGAGCATGACCGGATATGAGGCGTTGCGCCCCGGTCTGCCCGCCGCCACCGGCGCGCCCGGTGCGCCCCGGCGCGTGGCCGTGATGGTCGAGCCCGGGCTGGCCGATCTCACCGCAGCCCTGCGGGCGGGTTTCGATTTTTTCCAGATCCATTTCAACCCGACCGTGCCGCGTTCGCTCGTCATGGAATGGAGCGAACTCGTCGGCCGCAAACGTCTCTGGCTCGCGCCACGGCTGCCGGCCGGCGCGGAGGTCTCTCCGTTGCTCCTGCCGCTCGCGGACACATTTTTGTTGGATACATTTGATGCCGAAAGCTTCGGCGGATCGGGCCGGACGGGTGACTGGCAGAAATTTGCGCGCCATCGCGAGGCGTTTCCCGAAAAAACCTGGATCCTCGCCGGCGGCCTCGATCCGCAAAACATCGCCGACGCGATTACCCGCAGCGGTGCGCAGTTCGTGGATGTGAACAGCGGCGTCGAGGATTCACCCGGCGTGAAGGACCACGCCCGGCTGCGTGCCCTCGCGGCTGCGCTGGGCGGGAAGAAAATGTAA
- a CDS encoding glycoside hydrolase family 10, translated as MNLRTLAFLCAVQAGIVSAVPVALPAAAQPSPALTIGTGRLTEIWPAGETVRWRLTLAAAAGEPLRGARIVWTINTWNRQGVAHGEIPVSSARPGKGEIVMDFDYKPSALGWHEAVLELRDAAGTGLDRQARRFSVGSAPRSTGEYFRYGLCSHMRRQIGTPFFEKEVELSRQLGIDIIRTELAGWETTQPREGEWNFSVADTVLDALARHGIEIQPVFGYSTRWASTGDPQAKDWNEWNKTAPRLEPWLNYVRTVVERYGDRVRYWEIWNEPDISFWRAPTEAYVELFDRTSALIKKTSSRALVLNGGLAMVRRPPNPDFVTRFLASASPGNWDIFAYHDYHTFAQLLQRREEVGALLPRLKVKLPVWVNEGGSHTLLAGGEREQARRLVKKISTAPSLGIGAYFWYNLRDDGLDPGEPEHHFGLTLHDGQPKPAWSAFQALIRELGAARYLRSLPESGLPAGAWAHLYRLPADGSASPARHTLVLWREGASRQTPVWLDAGAGARITAVTDLMGNPIKVAAGSGGVAFPVTDDPVYVHIEGEGEPALSVRPLLEAPSPVVLVAGEPSRIAVTLHNPLPHPVTAEMAWSSPIAGLHFPERQSRLALPAHGSAVTTVELHAAADRPVSTDTIREAEANEIRFVLSLPDLGLSLPGSIPASQATAIRRLPAGAAAIPESIPVITLDHRDDIHNLYSAEPLPAMHWGGPEDLGAVARLAFTGEALYLHVAVRDDVHYQTDVGENLWEGDSLQIGLSPGDGTPGYFEAGIALANDGRTGGWVFTLPGNGAGSLARGPLDPRVQREVVRSDRTTTYRLRLPWALLGLKGPPAGGFRFNFVINDNDGRGRKQWVKLDDGLGDQKNPALWRIFTCP; from the coding sequence ATGAACTTACGCACTCTCGCGTTTCTCTGCGCGGTCCAGGCAGGCATCGTTTCCGCGGTTCCCGTCGCCTTGCCGGCTGCGGCGCAGCCTTCCCCTGCGTTGACGATCGGTACCGGCCGTCTCACGGAAATCTGGCCGGCAGGCGAAACGGTGCGCTGGCGGTTGACGCTGGCCGCTGCCGCCGGCGAACCGCTGCGAGGTGCACGGATCGTCTGGACGATCAATACCTGGAACCGGCAGGGCGTGGCGCATGGAGAGATTCCGGTATCGTCGGCCAGACCGGGAAAGGGCGAGATCGTCATGGATTTCGACTACAAACCGTCTGCGCTTGGCTGGCATGAAGCCGTCCTCGAATTGCGCGATGCGGCCGGAACGGGTCTCGACCGGCAGGCGCGGCGTTTTTCGGTGGGCTCCGCACCGCGAAGCACCGGCGAGTATTTCCGTTACGGGCTTTGCTCGCACATGCGGCGGCAGATCGGCACGCCGTTTTTCGAAAAGGAGGTCGAGCTCTCGCGCCAGCTTGGCATCGATATAATCCGCACGGAGCTGGCGGGCTGGGAAACGACCCAGCCGCGCGAGGGGGAATGGAATTTTTCCGTGGCCGACACGGTGCTCGATGCGCTGGCGAGGCATGGCATCGAGATCCAGCCGGTCTTCGGGTATTCCACGCGCTGGGCCTCGACCGGCGATCCGCAGGCGAAGGACTGGAACGAGTGGAACAAGACCGCTCCGCGTCTCGAACCATGGCTCAACTACGTGCGCACCGTGGTCGAGCGTTATGGCGACCGCGTTCGTTACTGGGAAATCTGGAACGAACCCGACATCAGTTTCTGGCGCGCCCCCACAGAAGCCTACGTCGAACTTTTCGACAGGACGTCGGCGCTCATCAAAAAGACTTCGTCCCGCGCACTCGTCCTCAACGGCGGTCTGGCCATGGTGAGGCGTCCTCCCAACCCCGATTTCGTCACCCGGTTTCTCGCCTCGGCTTCACCCGGAAACTGGGACATTTTTGCGTATCATGATTATCATACATTCGCGCAACTCCTGCAAAGGCGAGAGGAGGTCGGCGCCTTGCTCCCGCGGCTGAAAGTGAAGCTGCCCGTCTGGGTCAACGAGGGCGGATCGCACACCTTGCTCGCCGGCGGCGAGCGCGAGCAGGCGCGGCGGCTCGTAAAGAAAATCTCCACCGCGCCGTCGCTCGGGATCGGCGCCTACTTCTGGTACAACCTGCGTGACGACGGGCTCGATCCCGGCGAGCCCGAACACCACTTCGGCCTCACGCTCCACGATGGCCAGCCCAAGCCTGCATGGTCGGCGTTCCAGGCCCTGATCCGGGAGCTGGGTGCGGCCCGTTACCTGCGTTCGTTGCCCGAGTCCGGGCTTCCGGCGGGCGCCTGGGCTCATCTTTACCGATTGCCGGCCGACGGCTCCGCATCGCCGGCGAGGCATACCCTCGTGCTCTGGCGGGAAGGCGCTTCCCGTCAGACTCCCGTCTGGCTCGACGCCGGTGCCGGTGCACGGATCACGGCTGTGACCGACCTGATGGGCAACCCGATCAAGGTGGCAGCCGGTTCGGGCGGTGTGGCGTTTCCGGTGACGGACGATCCTGTCTATGTGCACATCGAAGGCGAGGGGGAACCCGCCCTTTCGGTCAGGCCGTTGCTGGAAGCGCCCTCGCCGGTTGTCCTGGTGGCGGGAGAACCGTCGCGCATTGCGGTGACCTTGCATAATCCGCTGCCGCATCCCGTGACGGCGGAGATGGCATGGAGCAGCCCGATCGCGGGTCTGCATTTTCCCGAAAGGCAGAGCCGGCTTGCCCTGCCCGCACACGGCTCCGCCGTGACCACCGTCGAACTCCATGCCGCTGCCGACCGGCCTGTATCCACAGACACGATACGGGAGGCGGAAGCGAACGAGATCCGTTTTGTCCTCTCGCTGCCCGACCTGGGCCTTTCCCTTCCCGGTAGCATCCCCGCTTCGCAGGCCACCGCAATCCGCCGTCTTCCCGCCGGGGCCGCGGCCATTCCGGAGAGCATCCCGGTGATCACGCTCGATCACCGGGATGATATCCACAACCTTTACTCGGCCGAGCCGCTGCCCGCCATGCACTGGGGTGGTCCCGAAGACCTCGGCGCTGTCGCCCGTCTGGCATTTACCGGCGAGGCGCTTTATCTGCACGTCGCCGTCCGCGACGACGTTCACTATCAGACCGACGTGGGCGAAAATCTTTGGGAAGGCGACAGCCTGCAAATCGGCCTGAGCCCGGGCGACGGGACCCCGGGTTACTTCGAGGCAGGCATCGCTCTGGCCAATGACGGGCGCACCGGCGGCTGGGTATTCACCCTTCCCGGCAACGGCGCGGGATCGCTCGCCCGCGGACCACTCGATCCGCGTGTGCAGCGCGAGGTTGTCCGCTCGGACCGGACCACGACCTACCGGCTCCGGTTGCCCTGGGCGCTCCTTGGCCTGAAAGGGCCGCCCGCGGGCGGCTTCCGGTTCAATTTCGTGATCAACGACAACGACGGCCGCGGTCGCAAGCAGTGGGTCAAGCTCGACGACGGGCTCGGCGACCAGAAAAACCCCGCGTTGTGGCGTATCTTCACCTGCCCCTGA
- a CDS encoding anchor protein, with translation MKTQSTFLAAFLASLVLVASSARAELLFSYDFNTPETSATSSGTAHIGAAGTGLSGAPVDKALDNTAATMSGAGGGAYYEGTLGTLASFTVTMWFKTDGMQTKGATRLFDNGTQLLAFDGADSSGSQKLTFNSGTSLGTYSTSTLATSGEWIFVAVSYNGKSNSDNLTFYVGTKGTETQPGSFESSTVTADRGSLNWGSSVVKLMFGANSTNGRSLDGWIDNIKFYGSASDATGALDTIAINNIWQTDMTSTPVPEPAVWAWLAGGLALAATALRRRLTR, from the coding sequence ATGAAAACGCAAAGCACATTCCTCGCGGCATTCCTTGCCAGCCTTGTTCTTGTCGCATCCTCCGCGCGCGCGGAGCTTCTGTTCAGTTACGATTTTAACACCCCCGAAACCAGCGCGACTTCCTCTGGCACCGCGCACATCGGAGCAGCCGGCACCGGCCTTTCCGGTGCCCCTGTGGACAAAGCCCTGGATAACACTGCCGCCACCATGTCCGGCGCCGGTGGCGGCGCTTATTACGAGGGCACCCTCGGCACGCTTGCTTCGTTTACCGTGACCATGTGGTTCAAGACCGATGGAATGCAGACCAAAGGTGCGACTCGCCTGTTCGATAACGGCACTCAACTCCTGGCCTTCGATGGTGCCGACAGCAGCGGTTCCCAAAAACTTACATTCAACAGCGGCACCTCTCTCGGCACTTATAGCACTTCCACGCTCGCTACCTCCGGCGAATGGATTTTTGTAGCGGTTTCCTACAACGGAAAAAGCAACTCCGACAACCTTACGTTTTACGTCGGAACGAAGGGGACCGAAACACAACCGGGCAGTTTCGAATCCAGCACGGTCACTGCTGACCGCGGCTCCCTCAACTGGGGTAGCAGCGTCGTCAAGCTGATGTTCGGTGCCAACAGCACCAATGGCCGTTCCCTTGATGGCTGGATCGACAACATCAAGTTCTACGGTTCGGCCAGCGATGCCACCGGTGCGCTCGATACCATCGCCATCAACAACATCTGGCAAACCGACATGACCAGTACCCCCGTTCCCGAGCCCGCCGTATGGGCATGGCTGGCGGGCGGGCTGGCATTGGCCGCCACCGCCCTTCGACGTCGGCTGACACGCTGA